From a single Rosa rugosa chromosome 7, drRosRugo1.1, whole genome shotgun sequence genomic region:
- the LOC133720713 gene encoding CDK5RAP3-like protein has protein sequence MPTADDIGNLPIDITFSRLGEWLVDRKRIPGDWRKRLAAVRARISKEFASLPKDINPYFHTLDPDGIGYVEAKQIYDILVKSAPESRNIFGRLSGAAGTWESIVRAFEKDYIYLGEAAQIMVQNVNYEIPYQKKQVQKIQQQLAELEHKEADIKRTAALSAAKYVEACQELGLKGNNVRVELLETAKSLPTTFSRILEVINGDSVSRALEYYSNFVRDAHTEKDKSLVVLTNLKDLREHPPSLDVSVDLEFVDSGNVQSSHNESNNVTVDADANADSIDWDFSVDSAQIDWDIGTVEETEDAGNGLGPYEMVSASEILQSSPNEVAKSDQVPEVSVSEISWDISVETPQVDAIDDVNLPNVVVHNQTSVLHTSTPTTEIKEGRSQLLETEYRNKILDDLNEIKAFLNQRLVELKNEETLSLQHQVQAVAPFVLQQYAHDAIETMLSDVCLAISLLTNRKTRDLIMILNSKRFLDRLVSSLEEKKHHEVKLKEGLKGLATKRMELHNSLSSSWPKQEAALAKTRELKKLCESTLSSMFDGRPVHIIGEINALLNSGVAA, from the exons ATGCCGACCGCCGATGACATTGGGAACCTCCCAATTGACATCACCTTTTCTCGTCTCGGAG aaTGGCTTGTTGATCGGAAAAGAATACCGGGAGATTGGAGGAAACGATTAGCAGCCGTGAGAGCTCGGATTTCCAAGGAGTTCGCTTCCCTTCCTAAAGATATCAATCCCTATTTTCATACCTTAGACCCTGATG GAATTGGTTACGTAGAGGCCAAACAGATATATGATATTCTGGTCAAGTCTGCTCCAGAGAGTCGAAATATATTCGGCCGGCTCTCCGGTGCTGCT GGTACTTGGGAATCAATTGTGCGTGCTTTCGAGAAGGATTATATCTATCTTGGCGAAGCTGCGCAGATAATGGTTCAAAATGTGAACTATGAGAt TCCGTATCAGAAaaagcaggtgcagaagattCAGCAACAACTAGCTGAACTAGAGCACAAGGAAGCTGATATTAAGAGAACTGCAGCTCTATCGGCAGCCAAGTATGTGGAGGCTTGTCAAGAGCTTGGATTGAAG GGAAATAATGTAAGGGTGGAACTTTTAGAGACTGCAAAATCACTTCCTACCACATTCAGCAGGATATTGGAAGTGATAAATGGTGATTCTGTGTCGAGGGCTCTGGAGTATTATTCTAACTTTGTGAGAGATGCTCACACTGAAAAGGAT AAATCTTTGGTTGTGTTAACAAACTTGAAAGATTTACGTGAGCATCCCCCATCATTGGATGTTTCTGTagacttagagtttgttgattCTGGGAATGTTCAATCAAGCCATAATGAGTCAAACAATGTGACAGTGGATGCAGATGCTAATGCTGACAGTATAGACTGGGATTTTTCTGTGGACAGTGCTCAGATTGATTGGGATATTGGTACTgtggaagaaacagaagatgcTGGTAACGGTTTGGGCCCTTACGAAATGGTTAGTGCCAGTGAGATCTTGCAGAGTTCTCCAAATGAAGTGGCAAAATCTGATCAGGTCCCAGAGGTTTCTGTGTCCGAGATATCTTGGGATATTAGTGTTGAAACTCCTCAAGTTGATGCAATTGATGATGTCAATTTGCCGAATGTTGTTGTTCACAATCAAACATCTGTTCTTCATACTTCAACTCCAACAACTGAAATCAAGGAAGGTAGGAGCCAACTTTTGGAAACAGAGTATAGGAACAAGATTCTGGATGATCTGAATGAG ATCAAAGCTTTTCTAAATCAGCGGTTGGTTGAGTTGAAGAATGAAGAAACTTTGTCATTGCAACATCAAGTCCAGGCAGTTGCTCCCTTTGTGCTGCAGCAATATGCTCATGATGCCATTGAGACAATGCTATCTGATGTTTGCTTGGCCATTTCTTTGCTGACAAATAGGAAAACGCGGGACCTGATCATGATTCTCAACTCCAAAAG ATTTCTAGACAGACTAGTGAGTTCATTGGAAGAAAAGAAGCATCACGAAGTGAAGTTGAAAGAGGGTTTGAAGGGCTTAGCTACCAAACGCATGGAGCTGCACAACTCGTTATCTTCTTCCTGGCCCAAGCAG GAAGCAGCTCTTGCAAAAACACGCGAGCTTAAGAAGCTGTGTGAGAGCACCCTTTCCTCCATGTTTGATGGTAGACCTGTTCATATAATTGGAGAGATCAATGCCCTTTTGAATAGTGGTGTTGCTGCATAG